A genomic segment from Propioniciclava sp. MC1595 encodes:
- a CDS encoding DUF3054 domain-containing protein — protein sequence MGRIAAILADLALVIVFVIIGRASHSEALDFDGIQRTALPFLAGTLMAWIGFLLKKHSGLTLKNGLFVWAMTVVLGLTFRLLLGDTAEIGFVVVTALVLAAFLIGWRAVRWLLQRNKPVPQRAKDPRRSGNPARRNAG from the coding sequence ATGGGCCGCATCGCCGCTATCCTCGCCGACCTCGCGCTGGTCATCGTGTTCGTCATCATCGGTCGGGCCTCGCACAGCGAGGCCCTCGACTTCGACGGCATCCAGCGCACCGCGCTCCCGTTCCTGGCGGGCACGCTCATGGCGTGGATCGGCTTCCTGCTCAAGAAGCACAGCGGCCTCACGCTGAAGAACGGCCTGTTCGTCTGGGCGATGACGGTCGTGCTCGGCCTGACCTTCCGCCTGCTGCTCGGCGACACCGCCGAGATCGGTTTCGTCGTCGTCACCGCGCTCGTGCTGGCAGCGTTCCTGATCGGCTGGCGCGCCGTGCGGTGGCTGCTGCAGCGCAACAAGCCCGTGCCCCAGCGGGCGAAGGACCCGCGGCGGTCCGGCAACCCGGCCCGCCGCAACGCGGGCTGA
- the arc gene encoding proteasome ATPase, whose protein sequence is MTDEVALRAEVAERRLAQARADARALAQHNDKLNVTLREARDQLLALREQVAALALPPQQFGIVVGLPEAGLADVHVGGRLVRAAVAPEVVAVERLGVGAGVLVNEALVVVAVTDHRPAGEVVRVRERLDATSALVAGANDEEVVVQLGAALRDAEITPGESLLADRRALVAWASVARTDVEELTLEEVPDVSWADIGGLDDQIAQVRDAVELPFRHRDLFTEFGLAAPKGVLLYGPPGCGKTMVAKAVANSAGSSFLNIKGPELLNKYVGETERQIRLTFARAREVAEAGRPVIVFFDEMDSLFRTRGSGVSSDVESTIVPQLLAEIDGVESLANVIVIGATNREDLIDPAILRPGRLDVKIRLDRPSRDGAAEILGLSLTDATPWNGAEAASAGGVAALRASVIADAVADLYAETPRNEFVEVTYASGDREVLHVGDFASGAMLANIASRAKKAAIKELLDGGERGVRRGHVLDAVRAEVEQNEDLPNTTNPDDWAKLSGRRGERIVFMRTLAGGTRGGGVRALDARAGS, encoded by the coding sequence ATGACTGACGAAGTCGCCCTGCGCGCCGAGGTCGCCGAACGGCGGCTCGCGCAGGCGCGGGCGGACGCCCGGGCCCTGGCCCAGCACAACGACAAGCTCAACGTCACCCTGCGGGAGGCCCGCGACCAGCTCCTCGCCCTGCGGGAGCAGGTGGCCGCGCTCGCGCTGCCGCCGCAGCAGTTCGGGATCGTGGTCGGGCTGCCCGAGGCGGGGCTGGCCGACGTCCACGTCGGCGGACGCCTCGTGCGCGCCGCCGTGGCCCCCGAGGTCGTCGCCGTCGAGCGCCTGGGCGTCGGGGCCGGGGTCCTGGTCAACGAGGCCCTCGTCGTCGTCGCCGTCACCGACCACCGGCCCGCCGGGGAGGTGGTGCGGGTGCGCGAGCGCCTCGACGCCACGTCGGCCTTGGTGGCGGGCGCCAATGACGAGGAGGTCGTCGTCCAGCTGGGCGCCGCCCTGCGCGACGCCGAGATCACGCCGGGCGAGTCGCTCCTGGCCGACCGGCGCGCGCTGGTCGCCTGGGCGTCGGTCGCCCGCACCGACGTCGAGGAGCTCACGCTGGAGGAGGTCCCCGACGTGAGCTGGGCCGACATCGGCGGGCTCGACGACCAGATCGCGCAGGTCCGCGACGCGGTCGAGCTGCCCTTCCGGCACCGGGACCTGTTCACCGAGTTCGGGCTGGCCGCCCCCAAGGGCGTGCTGCTCTACGGGCCCCCCGGCTGCGGCAAGACCATGGTCGCCAAGGCGGTGGCCAACTCGGCCGGGTCGTCGTTCCTGAACATCAAGGGCCCCGAGCTGCTCAACAAGTACGTCGGCGAGACCGAGCGCCAGATCCGGCTCACCTTCGCCCGCGCCCGCGAGGTCGCCGAGGCCGGCCGCCCCGTGATCGTGTTCTTCGACGAGATGGACTCGCTGTTCCGCACCCGCGGCTCGGGCGTCAGCTCCGACGTCGAGTCGACGATCGTGCCGCAGCTGCTCGCCGAGATCGACGGCGTCGAGTCGCTGGCCAACGTCATCGTGATCGGCGCGACCAACCGCGAGGACCTGATTGATCCCGCCATCCTGCGCCCCGGACGCCTCGACGTGAAGATCCGCCTCGACCGGCCCAGCCGCGACGGGGCGGCGGAGATCCTCGGGCTGTCCCTCACCGACGCCACGCCGTGGAACGGGGCCGAGGCGGCCTCGGCAGGCGGTGTGGCCGCGCTGAGGGCGTCCGTGATCGCCGACGCGGTGGCCGACCTGTACGCCGAGACCCCGCGCAACGAGTTCGTCGAGGTCACCTACGCCAGCGGCGACCGCGAGGTGCTCCACGTGGGCGACTTCGCCTCGGGCGCGATGCTGGCCAACATCGCCTCACGGGCGAAGAAGGCCGCCATCAAGGAGCTGCTCGACGGGGGCGAGCGCGGGGTGCGCCGCGGTCACGTGCTGGACGCCGTGCGGGCCGAGGTCGAGCAGAACGAGGACCTGCCCAACACCACCAACCCCGACGACTGGGCGAAGCTGTCCGGACGCCGCGGCGAGCGGATCGTGTTCATGCGGACCCTGGCCGGCGGGACGCGCGGCGGGGGAGTGCGGGCTCTGGACGCCCGGGCGGGCAGTTAA
- a CDS encoding IS110 family transposase, producing MHNDLGFDIWCGLDVGKQAHHACALDAAGKKVFDKPLPQDQSKLEDLFTRLSEHGRVLVIVDQPNTIGALPIAVARSMGIQVAYLPGLAMRRAADLYPGNAKTDARDAFVIADAARTMPHTLRRVDLGEETLAELKVLVGFDEDLAAEATRLSNRIRGLLTQIHPALERVVGPRLATRQGLAVIEQLGGPQGMTAASKSKLLRVITKANPRHAQNFADAITQALSEQTVVVAGTAAAEQVLPKLAASLRQTLDQRSELAAQVEKVVDAHPLAEVLTSMPGVGVRTAARILLDVGNASLFPTAGHLAAYAGLAPITHRSGTSIRGEFPARSGNKHLKRALFLSSSAALRSDPVSRAYYDRKRAQGKKHNAALICLSRRRVDVLFAMLRNREPYRAPNPTPQPLAA from the coding sequence ATGCACAACGACCTCGGCTTCGACATCTGGTGCGGGCTCGACGTGGGCAAGCAAGCCCACCATGCCTGCGCCCTCGACGCCGCCGGCAAGAAGGTGTTCGACAAGCCCTTGCCGCAGGACCAGTCCAAGCTCGAAGACTTGTTCACGAGGCTGTCCGAGCACGGTCGGGTGTTGGTGATCGTCGACCAGCCCAACACGATCGGCGCGCTGCCCATCGCCGTCGCCCGGTCGATGGGCATCCAGGTCGCCTACCTGCCAGGCCTCGCGATGCGAAGGGCCGCCGATCTCTATCCGGGCAACGCGAAGACCGACGCGCGCGACGCGTTCGTCATCGCCGACGCCGCTCGAACGATGCCGCACACCCTTCGCCGGGTCGACCTGGGCGAAGAGACCTTGGCGGAGTTGAAGGTTCTGGTCGGGTTCGATGAGGACCTGGCTGCGGAAGCGACTCGGTTGTCGAACCGGATCCGGGGACTGCTCACGCAGATCCATCCCGCGCTGGAACGCGTTGTCGGACCCCGATTGGCCACCAGGCAAGGCCTCGCTGTGATCGAGCAGCTCGGCGGACCCCAAGGCATGACCGCAGCATCGAAGTCCAAGCTGCTGCGGGTCATCACCAAAGCCAACCCGCGTCACGCCCAGAACTTCGCCGACGCCATCACCCAGGCCCTGTCCGAGCAGACCGTTGTTGTTGCCGGGACTGCCGCGGCCGAACAGGTTCTGCCGAAGCTCGCCGCTTCCCTGCGCCAGACGTTGGACCAGCGCTCCGAGTTGGCTGCGCAGGTCGAGAAGGTCGTTGATGCTCACCCTCTTGCCGAGGTCCTGACCTCGATGCCAGGCGTCGGGGTCAGGACCGCAGCACGGATCCTGCTCGACGTTGGCAACGCCTCCTTGTTCCCGACCGCCGGACACCTGGCCGCCTACGCCGGCCTCGCACCCATCACGCACCGCTCCGGAACCAGCATCCGGGGCGAGTTCCCAGCCAGATCGGGAAACAAGCACCTCAAACGGGCCCTGTTCCTGTCATCGTCCGCCGCGCTCAGATCCGATCCCGTCAGCAGGGCCTACTACGACCGGAAACGAGCCCAAGGCAAGAAACACAACGCCGCACTCATCTGCCTCTCCCGGCGCCGAGTCGATGTCCTGTTCGCCATGCTCAGAAACCGCGAGCCCTACCGGGCCCCCAACCCGACGCCACAACCCCTCGCAGCTTGA
- a CDS encoding alpha-galactosidase, with amino-acid sequence MTTTPLHAFVHLRSEGVSVLLDCTRGRLPALAHWGADLGEVSAADALRLVEGGVHPIPQNIVDEPVRVALLPESWTGWAGRPGLSGSRGGRDWSPRFTTTALTVAGRAVESPGGDATVVAGGCALVEVAAVDDVARLRLLLLVELLPGGVLRSRARVTNLAATAYQLDDLVLAYPVPPVTRELLDLSGRWGRERSPQRRGFTVGVHLREGRRGRTGADAATVLHAGTPGFGFAHGEVWGVHTGWSGNHTHYAERLATGEQVVGGGELLLPGEVVLTEGESYTSPWVYGSYGTGLDAVARRFHRYLRSRPQHPATPRPVTLNTWEAVYFDHRLEPLVELAEKAAAIGVERFVLDDGWFGSRRDDHAGLGDWWVSPEVWPQGLHPLVDRVTQLGMQFGLWVEPEMVNLDSDIARAHPEWVMATGGRTPVPSRHQQVLNLGIPECYAHIRDALFAILAEYDIAYLKWDHNRDLVDAGSHPDGRPGVHAQTLAVYRLLDELRAAHPRLEIESCSSGGGRVDLGILQRTDRVWVSDCIDPHERQMMQRWTAQLLPPELLGSHVASPTSHTTGRTHDLGFRAATALFGHFGIEWDLRRASERDLAELSAWVAFHKQQRDLLHRGDLVRLDFPDASLTATAVIAPDRSRALYSFASVDRADVVLLGRLRFPGLDPDRRYRVRPLMVGTPPSGLFPPPWWGVGTAVGQRSGGGPEGAHAGVELPGRILTEVGLAHAPVDPDQVVLFAVDAVG; translated from the coding sequence ATGACCACGACCCCCCTCCACGCCTTCGTCCACCTGCGCTCCGAAGGCGTGAGCGTGCTGCTGGACTGCACCCGGGGCCGGCTGCCGGCTCTCGCCCACTGGGGTGCCGACCTCGGGGAGGTGTCCGCCGCGGACGCCCTCCGCCTCGTCGAGGGCGGCGTCCACCCCATCCCCCAGAACATCGTGGACGAGCCGGTCCGCGTGGCGCTGCTCCCCGAGTCGTGGACCGGCTGGGCCGGCCGCCCGGGTCTCAGCGGTTCGCGGGGCGGGCGGGACTGGTCACCGAGGTTCACCACCACGGCCCTCACCGTGGCCGGCCGGGCGGTCGAGTCGCCGGGCGGCGACGCGACCGTCGTCGCCGGGGGGTGCGCGCTCGTCGAGGTCGCCGCCGTCGACGACGTGGCCCGCCTGAGGCTGCTGCTGCTTGTCGAACTGCTGCCGGGTGGCGTGCTGCGCTCCCGGGCCCGGGTCACCAACCTGGCCGCCACGGCCTACCAGCTGGACGATCTGGTGCTGGCCTACCCCGTCCCCCCGGTGACGCGGGAGCTCCTCGACCTCTCCGGCCGCTGGGGCCGGGAACGCTCGCCCCAACGGCGCGGCTTCACGGTCGGCGTCCACCTCCGGGAGGGACGCCGCGGCCGGACGGGCGCCGACGCGGCCACCGTGCTGCACGCCGGGACGCCGGGGTTCGGCTTCGCCCACGGGGAGGTGTGGGGGGTGCACACCGGATGGAGCGGCAACCACACCCACTACGCCGAACGCTTGGCCACTGGCGAGCAGGTCGTCGGCGGCGGGGAGCTGCTGCTCCCCGGTGAGGTGGTGCTCACCGAGGGTGAGAGCTACACCTCGCCGTGGGTGTACGGCTCGTACGGGACGGGGCTGGACGCCGTCGCCCGGCGCTTCCACCGCTACCTGCGCTCACGGCCGCAGCACCCCGCCACGCCCCGGCCGGTGACCCTCAACACATGGGAGGCCGTGTACTTCGACCACCGGCTGGAGCCGCTGGTGGAACTGGCCGAGAAGGCGGCCGCGATCGGCGTCGAACGGTTCGTCCTGGATGACGGCTGGTTCGGATCGCGCCGCGACGACCACGCCGGGCTGGGCGACTGGTGGGTCTCGCCCGAGGTGTGGCCGCAAGGGCTGCACCCGCTGGTCGACAGGGTCACGCAGTTGGGGATGCAGTTCGGCCTGTGGGTCGAGCCGGAGATGGTCAACCTGGACTCCGACATCGCCCGCGCCCATCCGGAGTGGGTCATGGCGACCGGAGGGCGGACCCCCGTCCCGTCGCGCCACCAGCAGGTGCTGAACCTGGGCATTCCGGAGTGCTACGCCCACATCCGCGACGCCCTGTTCGCGATCCTCGCGGAGTACGACATCGCCTACCTGAAATGGGACCACAACCGCGACCTCGTCGACGCGGGCAGCCACCCCGACGGGCGTCCCGGCGTCCACGCGCAGACCCTGGCCGTCTACCGGCTGCTGGACGAGCTCCGCGCGGCCCACCCACGGTTGGAGATCGAGTCGTGTTCCTCGGGCGGGGGGCGGGTGGACCTCGGCATCCTCCAGCGCACCGACCGGGTGTGGGTGTCGGACTGCATCGACCCCCACGAACGCCAGATGATGCAGCGCTGGACGGCGCAACTCCTCCCCCCCGAGTTGCTGGGCTCCCACGTCGCCTCACCCACCTCGCACACCACGGGCCGCACCCACGACCTCGGCTTCCGCGCGGCCACCGCGCTCTTCGGCCACTTCGGCATCGAGTGGGACCTGCGTCGTGCCTCCGAGCGTGACCTGGCCGAGCTGTCCGCATGGGTCGCGTTCCACAAGCAGCAGCGCGACCTGCTCCACCGTGGCGACCTGGTGCGGCTCGACTTCCCCGACGCCTCGCTGACGGCGACCGCCGTCATCGCGCCGGACCGGTCGCGGGCGCTCTACTCCTTCGCCAGCGTGGACCGTGCGGACGTCGTGCTGCTGGGCCGGCTGCGCTTCCCGGGCCTCGACCCCGACCGCCGGTACCGGGTGCGCCCCCTGATGGTGGGCACCCCCCCATCCGGCCTGTTCCCGCCTCCGTGGTGGGGCGTGGGGACGGCCGTGGGACAGAGGTCCGGCGGCGGCCCCGAGGGGGCGCACGCCGGGGTCGAGCTCCCCGGAAGGATCCTGACCGAGGTGGGGCTGGCCCACGCGCCGGTCGACCCCGACCAGGTGGTGCTCTTCGCCGTGGACGCCGTCGGCTGA